Proteins encoded together in one Microcebus murinus isolate Inina chromosome 16, M.murinus_Inina_mat1.0, whole genome shotgun sequence window:
- the AP5S1 gene encoding AP-5 complex subunit sigma-1, which translates to MVHAFLIHTLRAPHAEDTGLCRVLYSCVFGSEKSPDDPRPHGAERDRLLRKEQILAVARQVESMCRLQLQASGRPPMDLQPQSSDEPVPLHEAPRGAFRLAAGDPFQEPRTVVWLGVLSLGFALVLDTHDNLLLAEGTLRLLARLLVDHLRLLAPGANLLLRADRIEGILTRFLPHGQLLFLNDQFIQGLEKEFSAAWPR; encoded by the exons ATGGTCCACGCCTTCCTCATTCACACCTTGAGGGCCCCGCATGCTGAGGACACGGGCCTTTGCCGAGTGCTCTACTCCTGTGTCTTTGGTTCTGAGAAGTCACCTGATGACCCACGGCCACATGGTGCCGAGAGGGACAGACTCCTCCGCAAGGAGCAGATTTTGGCTGTGGCCAG GCAGGTGGAGTCAATGTGCCGGTTGCAGCTGCAGGCATCCGGCAGGCCCCCCATGGACCTGCAGCCCCAGTCCTCAGATGAGCCAGTGCCCTTGCACGAGGCCCCACGCGGAGCCTTCCGCCTGGCTGCAGGCGACCCTTTCCAGGAGCCACGGACAGTGGTGTGGCTGGGTGTGCTCTCATTAGGCTTCGCCCTGGTGCTGGACACCCACGACAACCTGCTGCTGGCAGAGGGCACGCTCCGGCTGCTGGCCCGTCTCCTCGTGGACCACCTCCGGTTGCTGGCCCCTGGCGCCAACCTCTTGCTGCGGGCTGACCGCATCGAGGGCATCCTCACCCGCTTCCTGCCTCATGGTCAGCTGCTCTTCCTCAATGACCAGTTCATCCAGGGCCTGGAAAAGGAATTCAGTGCTGCCTGGCCCCGCTGA